A region of Streptomyces sp. R44 DNA encodes the following proteins:
- the coaBC gene encoding bifunctional phosphopantothenoylcysteine decarboxylase/phosphopantothenate--cysteine ligase CoaBC: MAKPKVVLGVSGGIAAYKACELLRRLTESGHDVRVVPTDSALHFVGAATWSALSGNPVSTEVWESVHEVPHVRIGQAADLVVVAPATADMLAKAAHGLADDLLTNTLLTARCPVVFAPAMHTEMWEHPATQENVATLRRRGAVVIEPAVGRLTGVDTGKGRLPDPGEIFEICKRILARGVTTPDLAGRHVVVSAGGTREPLDPVRYLGNRSSGKQGYALAKAAAARGARVTLVEANTGIADPAGVDVVHVGTAVQLREAVLKAAADADAVVMAAAVADFRPAVYAPGKIKKTDDGGAPTIELVRNPDILAELAADRALPGQVVVGFAAETDDVLANGRAKLRRKGCDLLVVNEVGERKTFGSEQNEAVVLASDGAETPVPYGPKEALAETVWDLALPRLRPTT, from the coding sequence GTGGCCAAGCCGAAGGTCGTCCTGGGCGTGAGCGGCGGCATCGCCGCCTACAAGGCGTGCGAGCTGCTGCGCCGGCTGACCGAGTCGGGCCACGACGTGCGCGTCGTGCCCACCGACTCCGCCCTCCACTTCGTCGGCGCCGCCACCTGGTCCGCGCTCTCCGGCAACCCGGTCTCCACCGAGGTGTGGGAGTCCGTCCACGAGGTCCCGCACGTGCGGATCGGCCAGGCCGCCGACCTCGTCGTCGTCGCCCCCGCCACCGCCGACATGCTCGCCAAGGCCGCCCACGGCCTCGCCGACGACCTGCTCACCAACACGCTGCTCACCGCGCGCTGTCCGGTCGTCTTCGCCCCCGCCATGCACACCGAGATGTGGGAGCACCCGGCGACCCAGGAGAACGTGGCCACCCTGCGCCGCCGCGGCGCCGTCGTCATCGAGCCCGCCGTCGGCCGCCTCACCGGCGTCGACACCGGCAAGGGCCGGCTCCCGGACCCGGGGGAGATCTTCGAGATCTGCAAGAGGATCCTGGCGCGCGGCGTGACCACCCCCGACCTCGCGGGACGCCACGTCGTCGTCAGCGCCGGCGGCACCCGCGAACCCCTCGACCCCGTCCGCTACCTCGGCAACCGCTCCTCCGGGAAGCAGGGCTACGCCCTCGCGAAGGCCGCCGCGGCCCGCGGCGCCCGGGTCACCCTCGTCGAGGCGAACACCGGAATCGCCGACCCGGCCGGCGTCGACGTCGTCCACGTCGGCACCGCCGTCCAGCTCCGCGAGGCCGTCCTCAAGGCCGCCGCCGACGCCGACGCGGTCGTGATGGCCGCCGCCGTCGCCGACTTCCGCCCGGCCGTCTACGCCCCGGGCAAGATCAAGAAGACGGACGACGGCGGCGCGCCCACGATCGAACTCGTCCGCAACCCCGACATCCTCGCCGAGCTGGCCGCCGACCGCGCCCTCCCCGGCCAGGTGGTCGTCGGATTCGCCGCCGAGACCGACGACGTCCTCGCCAACGGGCGCGCGAAGCTCCGCCGGAAGGGCTGCGACCTGCTCGTCGTCAACGAGGTGGGGGAGCGCAAGACGTTCGGCTCCGAGCAGAACGAGGCCGTCGTCCTCGCCTCGGACGGTGCCGAGACCCCCGTGCCGTACGGGCCGAAGGAAGCGCTCGCCGAGACGGTCTGGGACCTGGCCCTGCCGCGGCTGCGCCCCACGACCTGA
- the pyrF gene encoding orotidine-5'-phosphate decarboxylase, which translates to MTLSFGTRLRTAMDERGPLCVGIDPHAALLDSWGLSDDIAGLERFTFTVVEALAETVAVFKPQSAFFERFGSRGIAVLERATADLRAAGGLVVMDAKRGDIGSTMAAYAETFLRKDSPLFSDALTVSPYLGYGALKPAVDLARESGAGLFVLALTSNPEGAEVQRAVREDGRTIGATMLAHLAEENAGETPMGSFGAVVGATLGDLSSFDLDINGPLLAPGIGAQGATPADLPAVFGAAVRNVVPNVSRGVLRNGPDVTALRDSAHRYADEIRAAVAG; encoded by the coding sequence GTGACTCTCTCCTTCGGCACCCGCCTGCGTACCGCCATGGACGAGCGCGGTCCGCTCTGCGTCGGCATCGACCCGCACGCCGCCCTGCTCGACTCCTGGGGCCTGAGCGACGACATCGCCGGACTCGAGCGCTTCACCTTCACCGTCGTCGAGGCCCTCGCCGAGACCGTGGCCGTCTTCAAGCCGCAGTCCGCCTTCTTCGAGCGCTTCGGCTCGCGCGGCATCGCCGTCCTGGAGCGCGCCACCGCCGATCTGCGGGCCGCCGGCGGCCTGGTCGTCATGGACGCCAAGCGCGGCGACATCGGCTCCACGATGGCCGCCTACGCCGAGACCTTCCTGCGCAAGGACTCCCCGCTCTTCTCCGACGCCCTGACGGTCTCCCCGTACCTCGGCTACGGCGCCCTGAAGCCGGCCGTCGACCTGGCCCGGGAGTCCGGCGCCGGACTCTTCGTGCTGGCCCTCACCTCCAACCCGGAGGGCGCGGAGGTCCAGCGAGCCGTCCGCGAGGACGGCCGGACGATCGGCGCGACCATGCTCGCCCACCTCGCCGAGGAGAACGCGGGGGAGACCCCGATGGGCTCCTTCGGCGCGGTCGTCGGCGCCACCCTCGGCGACCTGTCCTCCTTCGACCTGGACATCAACGGGCCGCTCCTCGCCCCCGGCATCGGCGCCCAGGGCGCGACCCCCGCCGACCTCCCGGCCGTCTTCGGCGCGGCGGTCCGCAACGTCGTCCCGAACGTCAGCCGCGGGGTCCTCAGGAACGGACCGGACGTGACCGCCCTGCGGGACTCGGCGCACCGCTACGCGGACGAGATCCGCGCGGCCGTCGCCGGCTGA
- a CDS encoding quinone-dependent dihydroorotate dehydrogenase — MYKFFFNLVFKRMDPEQAHYMAFRWIRLAARIPVLRTFVAAVLAPRYKELRTEALGLRMHGPFGLAAGFDKNAVAIDGMSMLGFDHVEIGTVTGEAQPGNPKKRLFRLVPDRALINRMGFNNEGSAAVAERLGARKAVFRTVVGVNIGKTKVVPEAEAAADYVKSTERLAAHADYLVVNVSSPNTPGLRNLQATESLRPLLTAVREAADRTVTDRRVPLLVKIAPDLADEDVDAVADLALELGLDGIIATNTTIAREGLGLKSDPALIKETGGLSGAPVKERSLAVLRRLHARVGDRLVLVGVGGIENAEDAWQRILAGATLVQGYSAFIYEGPFYARAIHKGLAARLAASPYATLAEAVGADNRKATTK; from the coding sequence ATGTACAAGTTCTTCTTCAACCTGGTCTTCAAGCGGATGGACCCCGAGCAGGCCCACTACATGGCCTTCCGGTGGATCCGCCTCGCCGCCCGCATCCCCGTGCTCCGCACCTTCGTCGCCGCCGTCCTCGCGCCCCGCTACAAGGAGCTGCGCACCGAGGCCCTCGGCCTGCGGATGCACGGCCCCTTCGGGCTCGCCGCCGGCTTCGACAAGAACGCCGTCGCCATCGACGGCATGTCGATGCTCGGCTTCGACCACGTCGAGATCGGCACCGTCACCGGCGAGGCCCAGCCCGGCAACCCCAAGAAGCGCCTCTTCCGGCTCGTCCCGGACCGCGCCCTGATCAACCGCATGGGCTTCAACAACGAGGGCTCCGCCGCGGTCGCCGAGCGCCTGGGCGCCCGCAAGGCGGTCTTCAGGACCGTCGTCGGCGTCAACATCGGCAAGACCAAGGTCGTCCCCGAGGCCGAGGCCGCCGCCGACTACGTGAAGTCCACCGAGCGCCTCGCCGCGCACGCCGACTACCTCGTCGTCAACGTGTCCTCGCCGAACACCCCCGGCCTCCGCAACCTCCAGGCCACCGAGTCCCTGCGCCCGCTCCTCACGGCCGTCCGCGAGGCCGCCGACCGCACGGTCACCGACCGGCGCGTCCCGCTCCTGGTCAAGATCGCCCCCGACCTGGCCGACGAGGACGTCGACGCGGTCGCCGACCTCGCCCTGGAGCTCGGCCTCGACGGCATCATCGCCACCAACACCACCATCGCGCGCGAGGGCCTCGGCCTGAAGTCCGACCCGGCGCTGATCAAGGAGACCGGCGGACTGTCCGGCGCGCCCGTCAAGGAGCGCTCCCTGGCCGTCCTGCGCCGCCTCCACGCGCGCGTGGGCGACCGTCTCGTCCTGGTCGGCGTCGGCGGCATCGAGAACGCCGAGGACGCCTGGCAGCGCATCCTCGCCGGCGCCACCCTCGTCCAGGGCTACAGCGCCTTCATCTACGAGGGCCCGTTCTACGCCCGCGCGATCCACAAGGGCCTCGCCGCGCGCCTCGCGGCCTCCCCGTACGCCACCCTCGCCGAGGCCGTCGGCGCCGACAACCGAAAGGCCACCACCAAGTGA
- a CDS encoding integration host factor: MALPPLTPEQRAAALEKAAAARRERAEVKNRLKHSGASLHEVIKTGQENDVIGKMKVSALLESLPGVGKVRAKQIMERLGISESRRVRGLGSNQIASLEREFGSTGA, translated from the coding sequence GTGGCTCTTCCGCCCCTTACCCCTGAACAGCGCGCAGCCGCGCTCGAAAAGGCCGCCGCGGCTCGCCGGGAGCGGGCCGAGGTCAAGAATCGACTCAAGCACTCCGGCGCCTCCCTCCACGAGGTCATCAAGACCGGCCAGGAGAACGACGTCATCGGCAAGATGAAGGTCTCCGCGCTGCTCGAGTCCCTGCCGGGCGTCGGCAAGGTCCGCGCCAAGCAGATCATGGAGCGCCTCGGCATCTCCGAGAGCCGCCGCGTCCGTGGTCTCGGCTCCAACCAGATCGCCTCCCTGGAGCGCGAGTTCGGCAGCACCGGCGCCTGA
- the rpoZ gene encoding DNA-directed RNA polymerase subunit omega encodes MSSSITAPEGIINPPIDELLEATDSKYSLVIYAAKRARQINAYYSQLGEGLLEYVGPLVDTHVHEKPLSIALREINAGLLTSEKIADPAQ; translated from the coding sequence GTGTCCTCTTCCATCACCGCGCCCGAGGGCATCATCAACCCGCCGATCGACGAGCTGCTCGAGGCCACGGACTCGAAGTACAGCCTCGTGATCTACGCGGCCAAGCGCGCGCGTCAGATCAACGCGTACTACTCCCAGCTCGGCGAGGGCCTGCTGGAGTACGTGGGTCCGCTGGTCGACACCCACGTCCACGAGAAGCCGCTCTCGATCGCGCTGCGCGAGATCAACGCGGGCCTGCTGACCTCGGAGAAGATCGCGGACCCCGCTCAGTAG
- the gmk gene encoding guanylate kinase, translating to MAAEVRPRLTVLSGPSGVGKSTVVAHMRKVHSEVWLSVSATTRKPRPGEKHGVHYFFVSDDEFDKLIANGELLEWAEFAGNRYGTPRGAVLERLDSGEPVLLEIDLQGARQVKDSMAESQLVFLAPPSWEELVRRLTGRGTESPEVIERRLEAAKVELAAESEFDTTLVNTSVEDVARELLTLMHVV from the coding sequence ATGGCAGCAGAGGTACGTCCGCGGCTGACCGTGCTCTCCGGCCCCTCAGGGGTCGGCAAGAGCACGGTCGTCGCTCATATGCGCAAGGTCCACTCCGAGGTCTGGCTCTCGGTGTCGGCGACGACACGGAAGCCCCGCCCCGGCGAGAAGCACGGCGTCCACTACTTCTTCGTCTCGGACGACGAGTTCGACAAGCTGATCGCCAACGGTGAGCTCCTCGAGTGGGCCGAGTTCGCGGGCAACCGCTACGGCACCCCGCGCGGCGCCGTCCTGGAGCGTCTCGACTCCGGCGAGCCCGTACTCCTGGAGATCGACCTCCAGGGCGCCCGTCAGGTGAAGGACTCCATGGCGGAGTCCCAGCTGGTCTTCCTCGCCCCTCCGAGCTGGGAGGAGCTGGTCCGCCGGCTCACCGGCCGCGGCACCGAGTCGCCGGAGGTCATCGAGCGCCGTCTCGAGGCCGCGAAGGTCGAACTGGCCGCCGAATCGGAGTTCGACACCACCCTCGTCAACACCTCCGTCGAGGACGTCGCACGCGAGCTGCTAACGTTGATGCACGTTGTCTGA